One Ignavibacteriota bacterium DNA segment encodes these proteins:
- a CDS encoding right-handed parallel beta-helix repeat-containing protein, whose protein sequence is MTPTPISHDSAHRSRPALLFRTWFSLSLLLVNLTWPVPRAVATMQQDDPGIVYVAPNGNDLWSGALPAPNATKTDGPLATPGKARDVARMQRRAGLRPSVLIRGGNYACTATLTLDTSDSGSPGHDAVWSAYPGETVRFLGGKTIEGFSPVRDPAVMARLHPDARSSVLVADLRAQGITDVGTPPDRMNLFFRGARMPVARYPNEGWLRIADVPLIEAQILNPGDRKVIKNGLPAGRHSGMFRYDGEHPSDWKDQTDVWMHGYWVWDWRDAYQKVARIDTASHTVYPEPPHHHYGYQKGQRYRFLNVLEELDQTGEWYLDAAHGLVYFWPPSPPTAGDVTVSLLREPMVQMIGTSHVRIENIIFESSRASAVRIRGGSDNLIAGCTVRNIDNDTCIIIDGGTKNGVQSCDLHDIGGTGIRVVGGDRTTLTPAGNFAINNHITRYGGILQSFNGGIFLHGVGNIVAHNRIHDAPFSGIQYYGNDHRIEYNDLYDLAHESGDVGGINTGGDYTEMGTVIRHNYIHDTHGYGEGGFRGIYLDLPGSNTTIFGNILANVDIGVFFNSGRDNVVENNIFYNCHPSVNIYIWPHRSYFAPGGAWKIHEKLQDVHFTQPPYSIRYPRLPHYLDTAGLGMPYGHRVVRNVSAGGTWLDLSEGMDFTHVQIEGNLIGDSMLAVFTRKWTPDYDPYAIGYASTHTRTDTAMAGELLRHGNVIDDHPFIDPEHGNFGLRPGSRAEKAAFQQIPMDEIGLIHDRYRHTIPAR, encoded by the coding sequence ATGACACCTACCCCGATCTCGCATGATAGTGCACACCGGTCACGCCCGGCCCTGCTGTTCCGCACGTGGTTCAGCCTCTCCCTGCTCCTCGTGAACCTGACCTGGCCGGTACCCCGCGCCGTTGCCACCATGCAACAGGATGATCCGGGGATCGTGTATGTCGCTCCCAACGGCAACGATCTCTGGTCAGGGGCGCTTCCTGCACCCAACGCCACGAAGACCGATGGGCCCCTCGCCACGCCGGGCAAAGCCAGGGACGTAGCCCGCATGCAACGGCGCGCAGGCCTTCGGCCTTCCGTGCTCATCCGTGGGGGAAACTATGCGTGCACCGCCACACTTACTCTGGATACGTCCGATTCGGGGAGCCCCGGACACGATGCTGTCTGGAGCGCATACCCGGGCGAGACGGTGCGCTTTCTGGGCGGCAAGACCATCGAAGGATTCTCCCCTGTCCGCGACCCGGCCGTCATGGCACGGCTGCATCCGGACGCCCGCTCGTCCGTCCTCGTCGCCGATCTTCGCGCGCAGGGCATCACCGACGTTGGCACACCGCCCGACCGCATGAATCTCTTCTTCCGCGGCGCACGGATGCCTGTTGCACGGTACCCGAACGAAGGATGGCTCAGGATCGCCGATGTCCCTCTCATCGAAGCACAGATCCTCAACCCGGGCGACAGGAAAGTGATCAAGAATGGCCTCCCTGCCGGACGACACAGCGGGATGTTCCGGTACGATGGTGAACACCCCTCAGACTGGAAGGACCAGACGGATGTCTGGATGCATGGCTACTGGGTATGGGATTGGCGGGATGCCTATCAGAAGGTGGCGAGGATCGACACGGCATCGCACACGGTGTACCCCGAGCCTCCCCATCATCACTATGGGTATCAGAAGGGGCAACGCTACCGTTTCCTGAACGTGCTCGAAGAGCTGGACCAAACGGGCGAATGGTATCTTGACGCCGCACACGGACTTGTCTACTTCTGGCCTCCGTCCCCTCCCACGGCCGGCGACGTTACGGTCTCCCTCTTGAGGGAGCCGATGGTGCAGATGATCGGGACGTCGCACGTCCGCATCGAGAACATCATCTTCGAAAGCTCCAGGGCAAGCGCTGTCAGGATCAGGGGCGGCAGCGACAACCTGATCGCCGGTTGCACGGTCAGGAACATTGACAACGACACCTGCATCATCATCGATGGGGGCACGAAGAACGGGGTCCAGAGTTGTGACCTCCACGATATCGGCGGCACAGGGATCAGGGTCGTTGGCGGTGACCGGACGACGCTCACGCCCGCGGGGAACTTCGCCATCAACAATCATATCACCCGGTACGGTGGCATCCTGCAGAGCTTCAACGGCGGCATCTTCCTTCACGGGGTCGGGAACATCGTGGCACACAACCGCATCCATGATGCGCCGTTCTCCGGGATCCAGTACTATGGCAACGACCATCGCATCGAATACAATGACCTGTACGACCTTGCGCACGAGTCCGGGGATGTGGGGGGCATCAACACCGGTGGCGACTATACGGAGATGGGCACCGTCATACGGCACAACTATATTCACGATACGCACGGGTATGGCGAGGGCGGGTTCCGCGGGATCTATCTCGATCTTCCCGGATCCAACACGACGATCTTCGGGAACATCCTCGCGAACGTGGACATCGGCGTCTTCTTCAACAGCGGGCGCGACAATGTGGTGGAGAACAACATCTTCTACAACTGCCACCCGTCGGTGAACATCTACATCTGGCCGCACAGGTCCTACTTCGCTCCGGGGGGAGCCTGGAAGATCCACGAGAAGCTCCAGGACGTCCACTTCACACAGCCGCCCTACAGCATCCGTTATCCCCGGCTCCCCCACTACCTCGACACGGCGGGCCTCGGGATGCCGTACGGCCACCGGGTCGTGCGCAACGTGAGTGCCGGAGGGACATGGCTGGACCTTTCCGAAGGCATGGACTTCACGCATGTGCAGATCGAAGGGAACCTGATAGGAGACTCGATGCTGGCCGTGTTCACCAGAAAGTGGACACCCGACTACGATCCGTACGCGATCGGATACGCGTCAACGCACACCCGCACCGATACCGCGATGGCCGGCGAACTTCTCCGTCATGGCAACGTCATCGATGATCACCCCTTCATCGATCCTGAGCACGGGAACTTCGGCCTGCGCCCGGGATCGCGCGCGGAGAAGGCGGCCTTCCAACAGATACCCATGGACGAGATCGGGTTGATCCACGACCGGTATCGCCACACCATCCCCGCGCGCTGA
- a CDS encoding histidinol-phosphate transaminase: MPLVPPYIESLEPYKAGKPIAELQQELGITRVVKLASNENPIGASPQGLAAMRAAMDDLQLYPNGGLDLRGMLARQYNLRIENVIAGSGSEGIMSNIIRAFLCDDDEVLTSEGTFIGFYVLARSRGTRLITVPLREYRFDLPAIADRITAHTKIIYLVNPNNPTGTIFTRGEFDDFMGRVPAHVLIILDEAYFEYARDNPSYPDSMHYRYDNVITLRTFSKVYGLAGIRIGYGFAHDALIRNLLKVKLPFEPSTPASAAGIGALADAEFLHRSLAVNAAGKRTLGDALTALGLAVVPTEANFFCVPLQSEDAVNRIFNGLLQHGVIVRPLKAFGLPHCLRITIGTQEQNAMLLVALASLKAAGIFG, encoded by the coding sequence GTGCCACTGGTCCCTCCATACATCGAGTCCCTCGAGCCGTACAAGGCAGGCAAGCCCATTGCTGAGCTGCAGCAGGAACTCGGCATCACGCGCGTTGTCAAGCTGGCATCGAATGAGAACCCCATCGGGGCGTCTCCTCAGGGATTGGCTGCGATGCGTGCCGCGATGGACGATCTGCAGCTCTACCCGAACGGCGGGTTGGACCTGCGGGGCATGCTCGCCCGGCAGTATAACCTTCGGATCGAGAATGTGATCGCCGGGAGCGGCTCCGAAGGCATCATGTCCAACATCATCCGCGCATTCCTGTGCGACGATGATGAGGTGCTGACCTCCGAAGGGACATTCATCGGATTTTACGTCCTTGCACGCTCACGCGGGACGCGGCTCATCACGGTTCCCCTGCGCGAGTACCGGTTCGACCTTCCGGCCATCGCCGACCGCATCACGGCGCACACGAAGATCATCTATCTTGTCAACCCGAATAACCCCACGGGAACGATCTTCACCCGCGGCGAATTCGACGATTTCATGGGGAGGGTTCCCGCACACGTCCTCATCATCCTCGATGAGGCCTACTTCGAGTATGCACGGGACAACCCCTCGTATCCGGATTCCATGCACTACCGGTACGATAACGTGATCACGCTCAGGACATTCTCGAAGGTCTACGGGCTTGCGGGCATCCGCATCGGCTATGGGTTCGCACACGATGCCCTCATACGGAACCTCTTGAAGGTGAAGCTTCCCTTCGAGCCCAGCACGCCCGCCTCCGCGGCCGGGATCGGTGCACTGGCAGATGCGGAGTTCCTGCACCGTTCGTTGGCCGTGAACGCCGCCGGGAAGAGAACCCTCGGCGATGCCCTCACGGCACTCGGGCTGGCCGTCGTGCCGACCGAAGCCAACTTCTTCTGCGTGCCGCTCCAGAGCGAGGACGCCGTCAACAGGATCTTCAACGGCCTGCTGCAGCACGGCGTGATCGTCCGCCCCCTGAAGGCATTCGGGCTCCCCCACTGCCTGCGCATCACCATCGGAACGCAAGAACAGAATGCCATGCTGTTGGTGGCACTGGCGAGCCTGAAAGCGGCCGGGATCTTCGGATGA
- a CDS encoding acyl--CoA ligase — protein sequence MSTADIDQAMAATIARARSLHDIPIEEAGLPYRTLGHLLEEQAEVHEQKIFLIFYGADGQRREFTYREIYEEACRTANFFAGLGLRPGDRIATVDDNHPDLVIMYFAAFLLGASVVPIDPTFDDTAIACILRTSRASHACVRDTYLGRITALREHAPSCRTIVQVGARLRQDLPHVQSDAARLSTRFTPERIIGAVDEALVMYSCPPSGKPKGVVLEHANLLSEALAIGEWHRLSGDQRLMCILPVHHVKGIVLSLITPLAAGGGVVLTRSFQAEKFFERIASDRITVVSTDPGLLEALLHAKLSVDAYRLAHLRHLICGAGPLTVELVQRFETIFKRPVIHAYGLSEATACSCCVPVDLPPGEHKQWLTRHAHASVGMPLPVNEVTVLDGEGKETEEGQSGEIGVRGHNVMRCYDADPEATRAAFRNGWFMTGDMGSWKYDGEGRKYFFVEGRKGN from the coding sequence GTGTCCACGGCTGATATCGACCAGGCGATGGCCGCAACCATCGCGCGAGCGCGGAGTCTCCATGATATCCCCATTGAAGAGGCGGGCCTGCCCTACCGGACCCTTGGCCATCTGCTGGAGGAGCAGGCAGAGGTCCATGAACAGAAGATCTTCCTGATCTTCTACGGCGCCGACGGCCAGCGGCGCGAATTCACCTACCGTGAGATCTATGAGGAGGCCTGCCGCACTGCGAATTTCTTCGCCGGGTTGGGCCTCCGGCCGGGCGACAGGATCGCGACCGTGGATGACAACCACCCGGACCTTGTCATCATGTACTTCGCGGCCTTCCTCCTCGGGGCATCGGTGGTTCCCATCGATCCCACATTCGACGACACCGCCATTGCCTGTATCCTCCGGACGTCCCGTGCCTCGCATGCGTGCGTCCGCGATACGTACCTGGGGCGCATCACCGCCCTGCGCGAGCATGCCCCATCATGCCGCACCATCGTACAGGTGGGTGCACGGCTACGGCAGGATCTCCCCCATGTGCAATCGGACGCTGCCAGGTTGAGTACCCGGTTCACACCCGAACGCATCATCGGCGCCGTCGATGAAGCACTCGTGATGTACAGCTGTCCCCCGTCCGGCAAGCCGAAAGGCGTCGTCCTCGAACATGCGAATCTTCTCTCGGAAGCCCTTGCGATCGGCGAATGGCACAGGCTGTCCGGCGACCAGCGGCTGATGTGCATCCTCCCCGTGCACCATGTCAAAGGCATCGTCCTCTCTCTCATCACTCCGCTCGCCGCCGGCGGTGGTGTTGTCCTCACGCGGTCATTCCAGGCTGAGAAGTTCTTTGAACGGATCGCTTCCGACCGCATCACGGTGGTCAGCACCGATCCCGGATTGCTCGAGGCACTCCTGCATGCCAAGCTGTCCGTCGACGCCTATAGACTCGCTCACCTGCGTCATCTCATCTGCGGGGCCGGCCCGCTCACGGTGGAGCTGGTCCAACGCTTCGAGACCATCTTCAAGCGTCCGGTGATCCATGCGTACGGACTGTCCGAAGCAACTGCATGCTCATGCTGTGTGCCCGTGGATCTTCCACCGGGCGAACACAAGCAATGGCTCACGCGCCATGCGCATGCGTCGGTCGGCATGCCCCTGCCCGTGAACGAGGTGACCGTGCTTGACGGAGAGGGAAAGGAAACGGAGGAAGGGCAGAGCGGCGAGATCGGTGTGCGCGGGCACAACGTGATGCGGTGTTACGATGCGGACCCGGAGGCGACCCGCGCGGCATTCCGGAATGGTTGGTTCATGACCGGGGACATGGGGAGCTGGAAATACGACGGCGAAGGCAGGAAGTACTTCTTTGTGGAGGGCCGGAAAGGAAATTGA